The segment GGGGGGCAGTTgtggggcagtgggggggggcACTTGTGGGTCAGCCGTGGGTCAGGCCCTTGACGTGGGTCAGACCTGGAGTTCCTGGAGGTGCTGAcggaggggctggggccggTGCTGCTGGTGCGGGGGGGCGacggggacccccccggcccctgAGCGCACCAGTACGGCCCAGTACCGCCCGGCACCGGCCCAGTACGGGCCCAGCGCTCCCAGTACGATGCCAGCCTGAGCCGCAGCTCTTCAAGCACGATCCCAGTACGGGTCCCAACGCTCCCAGTACGATGCCGGTCTGGGTCATAGCTGTCTGAGTATGATCCCGGTATGGGACCAAACGCTCCCAGTATAGCACCTGTGCTTCCAGTACAATGCCAGTCTGGGTCACAGCTCTCCAAACACGATCCCAGTATGggcccagtgctcccagtatgATGCCAGCCTGAGCCACAGCTCTTCCAGCACGATCCTAGTGTGGGCTGCCACACTCCCAGTATGGGCCCAGTGCTTCCAATATAGCACCAGTGCTCTCCAGTACGATCCCAGCCTGAGCCGCATCTGAGTCAGATCCCAGTATGGACCCCAGCGCTCCCGGTATAGCACCAGTGCTCCCAATATGATGCCAGCCTGAGCTACAGTTAAAGTAAGATCCCAGTATGAGCCCCAATGTTCCCATTAGGAGCTCCAGTGTTTCCAGTAGGGGCCCAGTGCTCTCACTAGAAtgccagcctgggctgcagctgcccgAGTACAATCCCAGTATGggcccagtgctcccagtatagGCCCCAAGGCTCCCAGCGCACCTCCAGTGCAATCACAGTGGTCCCAGTATGGGTCCCAGCGTTCCCAGTAGGGCCCTGGTGCTCCCAGTACACGTCACCAATAAACAGTTTCCGCTCCACTCTGCCCTGGTGCCTCCTTGGACTGAGTCCCAAAACCCCCGGGATTCCCCCCAAAATGCTGTCACCAGCCCGCCAGACCCTTTATcgattgggggggggggggggcactgctGCGGGTCACGGGATCGGGCCCCCTCCCTGGTGAGGTCggtggggggacacacacacacaccccccccccggcgtcTGGGCATTCTTGGGGGTGCTGAGgaatgtttgggggggggggcagcagccccccaggaACAGCGGCCCCTGCGGCACCCCACGGCTCCAGCACCCCCAGCGCtgcggggggacggggacggatGAGGGGGGGACACAAGGTGTCACCGTCACCAGTGCGCCAAACAGCCGGCACCGCGGGGGGGTGGGACACGGCGGGGGGGGTGACCAGCATGGGGGACGACTGTCGGGTGACGTGGCGGGGGGACACGACACTGTCATCGGGTCGGACTTGGGGGACGACTGACGCGGGGCTGACCGTTGCAGGGGACCGTCGGGGCCGACTGTCGGGGGACGCGCGTGGGCTGGCGGCCACGGAGCAGCACCCCCGGCAGGGGAGCACCCCAGGTACGCGGGGCGGCCgtggggggacgggggacaccCCAAATCCCCTCCGAACCCCCttccttgcccccccccccgcaagcTTCACCGTCCCCGAGCTCCAGCAACCACTTGAAGTATGACCCCCAAACCACACGCCGCTGCTGCcatcggggagggggggggtgtcaccaGAGTAGGGACACCCCGATGGGCCGGTGGCCCGTGGACaactcgcccccccccccccccaccgtgAGAAGAGGCCAGGGGAGGGAGTTTGCTGCGACGTCAAACCCCACGGCGGTTTGCGCCGTGGACGCGGCGGCGGAGATGCCTCGAAGGTGCCGCAACCCGCGCTTCCACCCGTGGCAGGACGCGTGCCGCCGTGTCCCCGCCGGAGCCGGCCTCGGTGGCCCCGGGTCGCCTCTCCTGGCCTGGGCGACCACCACGATGGGTGAAGCCGGAGCCACGGGGCCGGCCGAGACGGCGGTAGATGTTTGATGGACGGTTTACGGACGCTGGAAAGACAATTTTTGCAGCTGAAGGGACCGACAGCTGCGTAGCTGTCGCAGGACGGGCAGGAGGCGGTGGCTGGTGGTGCGGCACCGAGCAGGACCCCGCTGCGGTGGGCTGCGGTGGTCCCGGCTTTGGCTGGGCTGGCCCTCACAGCCGGTGCGTGCGTGGGGTCGGTGACCGCAGCAGGTCTGCAGAAGGTCTCCAGGTCTCCCCCTGCCTCTGTCTCCCTCTCCGCCTGcccagagggaagaagaagaggaaaggtttgaTGTAGAAGCTGGCCCTTCaacaaagaaattggaggaaggagtgagagaacTTAGacaggaagcggaaactaccTGGTCCCTGACGTCCTCAGAACTTCAAGACGTGTGGAAAGACTACAGCTACCAGCCAGGTGAGAGGATTGCTGCCTGGCcgctccgatgctgggataacaGGGCCAACAGTCAGcaactggaaggcaaggaagcccaacagtTGGGATCCCTCACTAGAAACCAGGGAATTggaagaggaattggaaaagaggcagcaatttgcagtctctggagccaGCTCCTCTCAAGcgtgagggcaagatatccacTCAAGGAAGATCTGTGAACTCCTCAGGAAACtggactaccgcagatgaaggcatccagtacttgagagagttagcagtgctggaagtcatctacagtgatctagatgatgaggaggtctccaaagatccagaggaCGTCCTGTGCGCACGGACCAcgtggagaaaggtgattcaaggtgctCTGGTGTcatattctaacagcttggcagcaatgtattgcccagatacGGAAAtaccaactgtggagaaagcgtcatcttggctccaaaactttgaagaaaatctctgcgtctcctcatccctacaggacagtgccttggctgttagggaagcttcaagaaatcagtcctctcccGCCctggtcagagggaaagggagcccaaggcgTACGCCGCATGGTGCGCTCTGGTTCTTTCCcgcgtgaccaaggggaggatgtgaggaagtgggatggcgaacccacctttaagctggaagcccCCCTGTatgtgaactgagagggaagacagctgttaagaaggggttacctgatgttgtggtttaacgccagccagcaactaagcaccacgcagccgcttgctcactcactcccccccccacccagtgggatgggggagaaaattgggaaaagaagtaaaactcgtgggttgagataagaatggtttaatagaacagaaaagaagaaactaataatgataacactaataaaatgacaacagcaataataaaaggattagaatgtacaaatgatgcgcagtgcaattgcttaccacctgccagtcgacacccagctagtccccgagcggcgatcccctgcccccactccccccagttcttATACTGGATGTGGCGTCCcatggtacggaataccccgttggccagtttgggtcagctgccctggctctgtcctgtgccaacttcttgtgcccctccagctttcttgctggctgggcatgagaagctgaaaaatccttgactttagactaaacactacttagcaacaactgaaaacgtcagtgttatcaacattcttcacatactgaactcaaaacatagtgccgcaccagctactaggaagacagttaactctaccccagctgaaaccaggacaatgtgGCATGTTCCTCTGATTCGTCCATTCTCCACCTTGCACagcaacacatttaaaatactgaagtgtgctctttttattgctgttaatgTTCAAAAATCTTGCTTTGGTCTGGTCAGCAAGGTATGTAGAAAACATCACTGTTGCATTTTGAGAATAAAATAGGTCCCCATCCTTCCCCCTACCGTCCAAATTGTGCGGGATCCAGACCTTTTCCCACTACCCCCCTATTTGTAGCctggctttgtttgttttgctgcctCATAGCAAGAATATAGCAAACAACTGAGATGTGTGCCGTGTGCTCCAGGCCAAAGACAGTTTTAAATGGTGCCAGTTCATTTTATGCAGCCTGGTACATTTTGGGAGGACCACTGGGATGATGTATCAGAAGTTACTGAAAGTGAGGTGATGCTGGTAgtggtttattttcagtgtctgGTTTGGGAAAGAATATACTCAAATATTCTAAGATACAGATCTATTAGAGAAAAAGGAGTGCAAGGTAAGGAGCATCATGTTGCATTTATAGCTAAAcacctgttttcatttcattcaaaCTAGAAAGTAAACAAAGATTGTACCTGCAAAAGAATTGGAATAGCTGTCTGTCTTTCCCAGAGTGAGCATACAAGCACTGGGGAGCAGTATGCAGGATCAGAACTTCAGCCTGCTCTGGGTGATAAACCctcaggagaggaaagagaaaccCCACTCTTTTAAATACAGCTCTTCTTGTCTTAATAGTTCCTTGTTAGATTGTGTTGGCGGTCAGACTCTAAGCACATGactaaactgttaaaaaaaatcaagatatttAAGGATTACTTATTGTGTTAAATCCTCTTACACGCAGTGCACTCTATTGCCCTTGTGAATAGTATAATGTCATGACTggcaattttccttttcttttctagtaCAAGGACACATTTATGAAGGCAAATCGAGGGTACAAGTGGTGCCCCACGACAAACCGACCTGTAAACACCCAGACCTCCATCGTTACGAACAGGAAAAAGCTATGGGCCTTTGCTTCAGACTCTGCAAAAGATGTACCAAGCCCGAAGAAAGTGACAAAAAGTGACAAAATGCCACAGCGTAACATTGGGATGGCAGGTGAAATTTCCATCCACGCTCCTCAAACAGAGCAGCCTCTTTTTGTTGGAGGATGCAGTGTTGGAATCAAACAGCAAGACCGGTTTCCTTTACTGCACGTGGTACTGTAGTGCAAATACCTTTCATGTCCCAAATAAAGTTGCCAAGGTTCTAGTTAAACCTCTGCATAAGAACCTAAAGTTTTCCTTGGGCTTGGTTTTACTCTTTTAACAGATCTGACACAAATGGGAGGCCTGAGtatgctgctttttgcagggGAACATGCCCTGACTGCACAAGAGATAAGGaactctcttctctcccttacAGCGAGACCTCAGTTTCAAGAGAGCTCTGAGGAGGAGTATTTGACCAGTGGGAAATGCAATTTAAGGTACATACCTCAGGTGGGACTGAAGAGTGAGCCCTGTGATAGGAGTCTTGTATCCCAGCCATGAATGTAGAGGTTGGGCCCAGTTTTTGTATCAGTTCAGTATTACCTCTGCTGAGTGAGTGTGTGATCAGAGCAGGCAAGTGTGCCCCCTGAGAGGACGTTGTCACAGGTGGAAGGCTTGAAATGCAGTGACTGTGTTCACACACAGGTGGTTTGCAAACTCTTTTGGGCAAGGATTTCATCTGCTTGTGTAATGCCTCGCACAACTGTGGCCTTGGCaccaacagcaaaataaatacctgaTAATTTGCTCCTAATATGCACACCACGTCAAGTCAGTTACACAATTTATACGCAAgttatacatacatattcataaaataattaGCATAGTCATGAAACCATGCAAGTGCTAACAAGTAATCAAAGTGTTGCAGGACATTCCCATTCACTAGGTCTTTCTgcctaaaaagaaatttgtagTTCAGATGCCATCACAAACATTTCGTTTTTATGAAGGACTCTAGTAAATAAGTGTTCCTGCATATCTCTAGCAGTGCAGGGACCTCTGGTCTTTCTTTACACTGATGTTTATTTATGACGTGTTTTTTGGGCCAGCTTTGAAAATCGTTCAAAAGTTGCCTTGTAGGTTGGGTAAAATAGGCAGTCGCTGCCGTAAACCTCTAGCCCGCAAAGAAGAGATGTGGAAGCGAGGAgggtttcctttttctgttgctgttgttacTGGGAGGAAAGGCAATAATTGACTCTCTCTCTGTGATACCCCCAAATGCCAAATGTGTAGTGCACTTGAGATGGATTGCTCCTGTACTGCCAAGACTGAGCCAAGGTTCCTCAATGCTTTGCACACTGGTGTGAGCAGTGGAAGTCTTTGTGCAGCTGGGCTTCCTGTGCTGCAGCATGAAAACCAAGAAACATGAGGATAAGGCTGgcagagaagtgaaaagaaagtgaTTATTTTGTGCTAAAAGGAGAATGTCTTGTACTCTTCAAAGTTGGAATCTCTCCGCTTGGaatttaaaaactgtgtttACTATGCTGTTATGGTTAAATGAGGGGGAAGGTGTATTGTAGTCACAGATACTCAGTTCCGTTAAGAAGGGTCTTTGCCTTCTGAGTTGAGCTTTCTTGGTTTTACATGAAAAGTGCCTCAAGCAGTACGATTTCAGATGCCAGTGAAGGAATAAAATCTACGTGTGGATTTAGAGGCGAATCAAAAAGGATGTCATGTATATGAACTTTTTaaatcaggattttcttttttttttttttgagcaaaaagCCCACTTCCCATGCACCTACATAAAGACCGTTTTCTCTGGTAGAATCGTGCAGTATGGCCTTGTGATGTAATATTTACTTGTATATGTATAAGCTGTACTACGCTGTGCTCTTTTGGGCTTGTAGTATTCTTTTGAAACCTGGCCCTCCACATCAAAGAGGCAAGCTGTGTAATCTGCTTCCCCCGAAAGTGTGGAGCAAAAGAACTGTCATCAATACAGTCTGAACAAAGCTAGTGGAGGGATTTGTTGGCTGTTGTTAGAATCATGATGGGCCAGAAATTAGTCCCCGCTTACTAGTGAGTTACTATATTTTAATTGTCCTACACTATCTGGGAAGCAGGTAAGTGTCAGGGCACTTTCCCAGGGAATAAAGCTGCCCCTCTCCGATTCTTTCCGAGGGTCCCCTTTGTAAAATGCTGCATCCTCCAGAACAATCCAGGTGCTTGGTATTCCCAAAGGGACCCAAATGGATGAAGTTCAATCCGCGTGCCAGCAGGAGTTATGTCTCCAGCTGTGCTTCTGTGCATGGAGAAACTTCCTCAGTTTCTTTGCTTGGCAGACCTGCTGCGTCTTCCATTCTCCTCATCTCCCTTTTGATTCAGTGTTTCAATGGTGATTAGGTACGGAGTAAATCTTTCTCAGGCTTGTGTTTCCCCAAATGCGGTAGAGATCCTAAAGCTCTTTAGGCTTGGGTAAGTGAACAGCACTTGTGGCTTCCCATCCTCGGGCCTGTGGACAGAGGAGACGTAGGATGTTCACCATTGCGTGCCTACGGGACAACCTATGGTCGGATTTCCGTGCTTCCACTTGAGAGCAGTTTGGTGCTCCAGCCAGTGTTCGGGAGGTTAGCAGAACATGCCAGGAGGTGGTATGGCAGGCTCAGTAAGAAAAGCTCAGGCATTAACTGCAGGATCGGTaagctgctttcctcttcagtgGAGGTTTTCTAGTTCCGTGTCCTTACAGCAGCAGCTCATGGCCTGCCTGTAGGTCCCTGCCCAGAAGATTTGTCGTGTGGTCCCGGCTGCGTTTGTGCTCCCTTTGCAGTGGGGGAGGGCTGTGAGGGGGCCCAGGGGAGGAGGTGAtgtgctgggggggctgggcGATGCccccctgttcctgctgggctccagctgcaggccggggctggaggagccccAGGTGTGGGCGGTGAGGCTGACGGGGACATCCCCTCCCTGGAAAGGGGGGGCTGCTGGCGGAGGGGCTGGTGCTGCCCTGCCCCGGGTGGCCGTGGCGGGGCTGGTGGTAGCCAAGGGAGGAGCGCAAGCGGTGGCCGGGCTGCGGCTGCCCCAAGGGAGAAGGTGAGCGGAGGTCCGAGCGATTGACCATCACGTCCTGGAGAAAGGTCCGAGCGATTGACCATCACGTCCTGGAGAAAGCCCCGAGGGGGGCGGCggtgcctggggtgggggcgcggggccggcggggtCCATGTCGGAGGCACGGAGGGGTGCCGCGCTGTGTGGGAGCCGACGGCGGGGGCTCCCTGGAGCCAGAGCCGGGGGGTGAGAGCGTGGGGGGCACCTGCCCAGGGCCAGAGGGCGGGGGTCTGCTGCAGCATGGTGGAGCCTGAGCCTGATGGAAAAGTACCAGACGAGACTCttaacaagcagcagcaaggaacTACATAAACATTCGCTCGTGAGACAGATATGTGAGCACACGGTAATCATTTAATGGAACTGGTCTTCGAGAACGGAATGCAAGGCCACGATGAGACAAAGAGGCACAGGATGCCTCAAGACTGCACAGGTGTCCCTGAAGCCCATCCGAGGATTATGATGCGCATGCGGAGGTGGGTGGTTACTTATGTGAATGAGTTCTTGGAAAAGTCATGAGTATGCTAATTATTTtgtgaatatgtatgtatagcTTGCATATAAACTGTGTAACTGACTTGACGTGGTGTGCATATTAGGCGGAGCAATTCCCTGTGCgcccagtgctgcaataaagcATCCTGACTATTGAGTCCTGATTTTGGCTTTTCACGGCATCAGCGGCGCAGCGGGGCTGGTCGGCGGGGGTCTGCCAGCTGTTAGGGAATGAGCTGCCTCGGAGTTGCTGCTTGCCATGCTGCAgtcttccccatccctcctccctcctttgaGCAGACAGAAATCTGGAGATGGCAGAGATACGTTTCCTTCTCCATTTGGGGATGGAATGATACCGAAAAGCCAGTCAAAGAAACTCTTtaagactcattttggagttttagaaagcaggcattctttattgcagcgctggatgcacgggggatagttccacctagcgtgcgtGCCACAGGTTTAGCACAcacaggttatatagaataactaattgcatattaatcagattagtatacgtatacataaaaatgatggcAACCGATTATCacagtactgcctacatccaatcatgcgcaatgaaggatccgTTTGAgacgaagggctgcttttgcgaccaccggcccatttgaagttcttgctggctgtccttgaagtctttattctcgtccttgttctttgatcttgaagccTAACACAGTTTCAATCGCACGTGGTCAGTTTCAGCACTGTTCTCATCTAGTgcacaggaacatctagtcctaagagcaaagaactgcaaaacttacgAGTACCTACCTCCATTAGTTAATTGCTTGACTATACTTTTGTCTACTGTTTCAATCATCGTGTTAGtgtaagatttctaataattatttactaaatctcacttttacagtcacctagcagcaaaccagtttccatggctcatacaaaatattaaaaccatcaaaatatttagacataccatacagaatgtatggaaatatgctatcaggAACAGATTCCTTTCCCGGTGTCCCTGTCTCCTGGTTTCAGCCCACCCAGCAACAAAGGACCAGGTGGCCACTtgctcagagaaggaaaaccttgtgggttgagacaaggacagggaaggatTACTCACCAGTGATGACGTTCGTTGGTGAATGACCAACCTTTCCTTCCACCACACCGGTGTCACCTCCACGCACTTCTTTCTCAAAGCCTGGCTTACTTCCGTGGCGGGCTGTTGGCACCCACCATCCCAGCCTAGGGCTCTGGTTACACTTTGGCTTtcct is part of the Aquila chrysaetos chrysaetos chromosome W unlocalized genomic scaffold, bAquChr1.4 W_unloc_5, whole genome shotgun sequence genome and harbors:
- the LOC115337627 gene encoding HMG box transcription factor BBX-like, which codes for MWHVPLIRPFSTLHSNTFKILKCALFIAVNVQKSCFGLVSKYKDTFMKANRGYKWCPTTNRPVNTQTSIVTNRKKLWAFASDSAKDVPSPKKVTKSDKMPQRNIGMADLTQMGGLSMLLFAGEHALTAQEIRNSLLSLTARPQFQESSEEEYLTSGKCNLRYIPQVGLKSEPCDRSLVSQP